A genomic segment from Gadus morhua chromosome 4, gadMor3.0, whole genome shotgun sequence encodes:
- the LOC115541730 gene encoding zinc finger protein 431-like, which translates to MIIHMMPHFGEKPYKCDQCTKCFSLKGTLKIHLRTHSGEKPYKCDQCTKRYRQQGDLKTHMRTHSGEKPYRCDQCMKCFRHGVSLKFHMSTHTGKKPYRCDQCRRSFSRKDNLKTHMWTHSGEKPYKCDQCTKRFSLKGTLKIHLRTHSGEKPYSCDLCTKSFCQKDYLNSHMRTHSGEKPYKCDQCMNGGW; encoded by the exons ATGATCATCCACATGATGCCTCACtttggggagaagccctacaagtgtgaccaatgcacaaagtgcttcagtctgaaaggcaccttgaagatccacctgaggactcactctggggagaagccctacaagtgtgaccaatgcacaaagcgcTACAGACAGCAAGGCGAcctgaagacccacatgaggactcactccggcgagaagccctacaggtgtgaccaatgcatgaagtgcttccGTCATGGCGTCTCCCTGAAGTTCCACATGTCGACTCACACCGGgaagaagccctacaggtgtgaccaatgcaggAGGAGCTTCAGTCGGAAAGACAACCTGAAGACCCACATgtggactcactccggggagaagccctacaagtgtgaccaatgcacgaagcggttcagtctgaaaggcaccctgaagatccacctgaggactcactccggcgagaagccctacagctgtgaccTATGCACGAAGTCTTTCTGTCAGAAAGACTACCTGAATAGCCACATGagaactcactccggcgagaagccctacaagtgtgaccaatgcatgaa CGGCGGCTGGTGA